The nucleotide sequence CTCAGCATTGCCAGTGCCAACCCGCCCGATGTCGTGGTGCTCGATCTCTCGCTGCCGGGCATCGACGGCTTCGACGTCTGTCGCGAGATGCGCACGTGGCTGCGCATGCCGATTCTCGTGCTCTCGGTTCGCAGCGATTCGCGCGAGAAGATCCAGGCGCTCGATCTCGGGGCTGATGACTATCTCTGCAAGCCGTTCGTTGCTGGCGAGTTCCTGGCGCGCATCCGGGCGTTGCTGCGTCGCTCGGCGCAGGACAGTGAGGTGGCCTCGGTCGTCAAGGTGCGCAAC is from Pseudomonadota bacterium and encodes:
- a CDS encoding DNA-binding response regulator, producing the protein MTGKRPNILVVDDDPEIRRALASILGVRSYGLMFAENGEEALSIASANPPDVVVLDLSLPGIDGFDVCREMRTWLRMPILVLSVRSDSREKIQALDLGADDYLCKPFVAGEFLARIRALLRRSAQDSEVASVVKVRN